The Sphingobacterium bambusae genome includes a window with the following:
- a CDS encoding BACON domain-containing protein has translation MRNVLFAVLAVLLFSCDKDTDVAPNSMPKTLLKLAFFDEFATMPLDSVTFSVPKENKTYTLTQGKSFIEDLPKGIVEARISKKGFVTQDYKVDFSKRDTINDNIVMQYDDFILDVPQDSLFATKNRKSFSFQVRRNAGFKIDRPDWVRVDTSGSSKFSIKIVVTILPNNTQETRQGEIVFTKGGSRRIIPVTQFRKNSVQTAYAKVNDVVSVELEMADEFIGFPRVERLDEYCLAQVTYQNVEGKQIDFSNGCVSTLRPNLYKIYLNNKGGVDTVDFQVTLYDKKIDLNVYREQMSDISALGSSTHLYYLDKERKNLGVIDRETFTIVKRINLPVTPKKMVYNAFNKSYYVLSNDEYLRVLDMQRNEIVETILIPTDPVNDHPQSPYNIPDRLHFNQDGLGFMVTVGDNISGNGYRVVKSQENNKMEVLVEFPFSNTWDSGVLPNKKDFYFNDAYENAHYTWSASTGKSTKEFGRYRILNYKNWAINDDNRLIDYYTKADLGARLSVYPIFLDKNTERFYGWSSSNQQYFLTQLDAKGNVIARIPGYQNDMLLSDDGKYIYIYDAGNADLYQMSTEVFNGRRKIAVK, from the coding sequence ATGAGAAACGTGCTATTTGCAGTACTTGCTGTATTGCTTTTTTCCTGCGACAAAGACACTGATGTTGCTCCGAACAGTATGCCAAAAACATTGCTGAAACTAGCATTCTTCGACGAGTTTGCTACCATGCCCTTGGACTCGGTCACCTTTTCCGTGCCTAAGGAAAACAAAACATATACCTTGACCCAGGGGAAATCTTTCATCGAGGATCTCCCAAAAGGAATTGTGGAGGCACGAATCAGTAAAAAAGGTTTTGTGACACAAGATTATAAAGTGGATTTTAGCAAAAGAGACACGATAAATGACAACATCGTCATGCAATATGACGATTTTATTTTGGATGTCCCGCAAGACAGTCTGTTTGCCACCAAAAACCGGAAGAGTTTTTCTTTTCAGGTGCGCAGAAACGCAGGTTTTAAGATAGATCGCCCAGATTGGGTTCGGGTGGATACGAGTGGTAGCTCTAAATTTTCGATCAAGATCGTTGTTACTATCCTTCCTAATAATACGCAGGAGACAAGGCAGGGAGAGATTGTGTTTACCAAAGGGGGAAGCCGGCGCATCATTCCTGTAACGCAATTCCGGAAAAATAGCGTACAAACGGCTTACGCCAAAGTGAACGATGTTGTCTCCGTGGAACTGGAAATGGCGGATGAGTTTATCGGATTTCCTCGCGTGGAGCGGCTGGACGAATATTGCCTAGCCCAGGTAACATATCAAAATGTTGAAGGTAAACAGATCGATTTTTCAAACGGTTGTGTGTCCACGCTTCGGCCTAACCTGTATAAAATTTATCTGAACAATAAAGGGGGGGTGGACACCGTAGATTTTCAGGTGACTTTGTATGATAAAAAAATTGATCTGAACGTGTATCGCGAACAAATGTCCGATATTTCTGCACTTGGCTCATCAACGCATCTTTACTACCTAGATAAAGAGCGCAAGAATTTGGGAGTTATTGATCGAGAGACTTTCACCATCGTGAAACGCATAAATCTCCCTGTAACACCCAAAAAGATGGTATACAATGCCTTTAATAAGTCGTATTATGTGTTGTCTAATGACGAATATTTAAGGGTATTGGATATGCAACGTAACGAGATTGTTGAAACAATTCTTATCCCGACAGATCCGGTAAATGATCATCCGCAAAGCCCTTATAATATTCCCGACCGCTTACATTTCAATCAAGATGGCTTGGGATTTATGGTCACCGTGGGCGATAATATATCCGGTAATGGTTATCGCGTGGTTAAATCGCAAGAAAATAACAAGATGGAAGTTCTAGTAGAGTTTCCTTTTAGTAATACTTGGGATAGTGGTGTTTTGCCCAATAAAAAAGACTTTTATTTTAACGATGCTTATGAAAATGCACACTACACATGGTCGGCAAGTACCGGGAAATCCACCAAGGAGTTTGGTCGCTATCGTATCCTAAATTATAAAAATTGGGCCATTAACGATGATAATAGATTGATTGACTACTACACCAAGGCTGATCTAGGGGCACGATTGTCTGTATATCCGATTTTCTTGGACAAAAACACCGAGAGATTTTATGGATGGAGTTCCTCTAATCAACAATATTTTCTGACTCAATTGGATGCTAAAGGCAATGTTATTGCGCGTATTCCCGGATATCAAAACGATATGTTGTTATCCGATGACGGAAAGTATATTTACATCTACGATGCGGGGAATGCCGATCTTTATCAAATGAGCACGGAAGTATTCAATGGAAGGAGAAAGATTGCTGTGAAGTAG
- a CDS encoding glycoside hydrolase family 15 protein yields MTEKRNYQPIENYGLIGNMETSALVGMNGSIDFLCFPRFDSPSVFARLLDHEKGGYFSIVPQMKDMRYKQLYLPGTAVLITRFFSEEGIVEITDYMPLKENAQTQCNSIVRKIKSIRGNITCRLEMKPRFDYARKKHSITREGDALLFKTDDSDQENMRFMASFDVAVEGQDVHAEFALQESERAFVVLELSSNGDTKFNDISYYTKETYFSTIAYWRNWLNQSSYSGRWMEVVQRSAITLKLLTSAKYGSVVAAATFSLPEELGGDRNWDYRFTWIRDAAFTMYAFLKLGFVNESKAFLNWIIEQDQNRDLHLLYKIDGEWDMEEKILEHFEGYKGSGPVRIGNEANNQLQLDIYGELLDTIFIYNQYHQPITFELWEIICKEIKIVIERWREPDHGIWEIRNEKQEFLHSRLMCWVAMDRAIKIGQDRSFPFPVGEWIDVRNAIYKDIFENFWNEEKQMWGQFKQGNKVSDTIDGSVLLMPLLHFVTPEEPRWIKTLDAVDRELRLDVLVYRYKNEELGIDGLDGEEGTFTMCSFWYIECLAKAGRIEEAVENFAKMIGYANHLGLFAEMISKKGEHLGNFPQAFTHLGLISAALELDKQLSRRQRPDA; encoded by the coding sequence ATGACTGAGAAGCGCAACTACCAGCCTATTGAAAACTATGGGCTCATCGGAAATATGGAAACCTCCGCACTGGTGGGGATGAATGGATCGATCGATTTCTTATGCTTCCCGCGGTTTGATTCGCCGAGCGTCTTTGCCCGACTGCTAGATCATGAAAAAGGCGGATACTTTTCGATCGTCCCGCAGATGAAGGACATGCGGTACAAGCAGTTGTACCTTCCCGGGACGGCCGTGCTGATTACACGATTTTTCTCGGAAGAGGGCATTGTCGAGATTACTGATTATATGCCTTTGAAGGAAAATGCCCAAACCCAATGCAATTCTATCGTTCGCAAGATCAAATCCATACGGGGCAATATAACCTGCCGATTGGAGATGAAACCCCGCTTTGATTACGCGCGAAAAAAGCATAGCATAACACGCGAAGGGGATGCACTACTGTTCAAGACGGATGACAGCGATCAGGAGAATATGCGTTTCATGGCCAGCTTTGACGTGGCTGTTGAGGGGCAGGATGTGCATGCCGAGTTCGCCCTGCAGGAGTCCGAGCGTGCATTTGTGGTACTCGAACTCTCCTCCAATGGAGATACCAAGTTTAACGATATTTCCTATTATACTAAAGAGACTTATTTCAGCACCATTGCCTACTGGCGTAACTGGCTGAATCAGTCTTCCTATTCGGGGCGTTGGATGGAGGTGGTGCAGCGATCGGCCATCACCTTGAAGCTGCTTACCTCGGCCAAATATGGTTCTGTGGTTGCGGCGGCTACCTTTAGCCTGCCCGAAGAGCTGGGTGGCGACCGCAATTGGGACTATCGATTTACCTGGATCCGCGATGCGGCCTTCACCATGTATGCCTTTCTGAAGCTGGGCTTTGTGAACGAGTCTAAGGCATTCCTCAACTGGATCATCGAGCAGGATCAAAACCGGGATCTGCACCTGCTCTACAAGATCGATGGCGAATGGGATATGGAAGAAAAGATACTGGAGCACTTCGAAGGTTATAAGGGCTCGGGGCCGGTGCGCATTGGCAATGAAGCCAACAACCAGCTGCAGCTGGACATTTATGGCGAGCTGCTGGATACCATCTTTATATACAACCAATACCATCAACCCATCACGTTCGAGCTGTGGGAGATCATCTGCAAGGAGATTAAGATCGTGATCGAACGATGGCGCGAACCCGACCATGGCATCTGGGAGATCCGCAACGAAAAGCAGGAGTTCCTGCACTCGAGGCTGATGTGCTGGGTGGCGATGGACCGCGCCATTAAGATAGGGCAGGATCGTTCCTTCCCCTTTCCTGTGGGCGAGTGGATTGATGTGCGCAATGCGATTTACAAGGATATTTTTGAGAATTTTTGGAATGAGGAAAAGCAGATGTGGGGACAGTTTAAACAGGGCAACAAGGTATCTGATACCATTGATGGCAGCGTGCTGTTGATGCCGTTACTCCACTTCGTGACGCCAGAAGAACCCCGTTGGATAAAAACCTTGGATGCGGTAGATCGGGAGCTGCGCCTCGATGTATTGGTGTATCGCTACAAAAACGAGGAACTGGGCATCGACGGGCTGGATGGTGAGGAAGGCACCTTTACGATGTGCTCTTTTTGGTATATCGAGTGTTTGGCCAAGGCGGGGCGCATCGAAGAAGCCGTGGAAAATTTTGCCAAGATGATAGGCTATGCGAACCACTTGGGCTTATTTGCCGAGATGATCAGTAAGAAGGGAGAGCACCTGGGTAATTTTCCGCAGGCCTTTACCCATCTAGGCTTGATCAGCGCAGCGCTGGAGCTCGACAAACAGCTCTCCCGTCGGCAGCGACCTGATGCCTGA
- a CDS encoding VF530 family protein, whose protein sequence is MEQSKDPLHGKRLDTILEELLDYYGSFDGLGEQIKIKCFTDNPSINSSLKFLRKTPWARAKVESLYLYVLRQKKKKGL, encoded by the coding sequence ATGGAACAATCAAAGGATCCGTTGCACGGGAAAAGGCTGGACACGATTTTAGAAGAACTGCTGGATTACTACGGCAGTTTTGATGGACTGGGCGAGCAGATCAAGATAAAATGCTTTACGGATAACCCCAGCATAAACTCGTCGCTTAAGTTTCTGCGCAAAACACCTTGGGCGAGGGCCAAAGTAGAAAGCTTGTACCTGTATGTGCTTCGGCAGAAAAAGAAAAAGGGGCTGTAG
- a CDS encoding PepSY-associated TM helix domain-containing protein, with amino-acid sequence MATKKKSKSTSLFRKINDWLHLWLGLTSGIIVFIVSITGCFYAFQQEIKDALEPWRFVEAKEQTFVPPSLLLDTAAQYMPGAKPSGLTYSTKEGAAAIGYAGRQDGKRTFSVVFMNPYTGDFLRKQQTVGGEEFDFFRFIIDGHRALWLPYDIGRPIVGVATLVFLVLLITGLVMWWPKRWNRSNRDKSFKIKWNAKFKRVNYDLHNVLGFYSLLLALALGITGLVWSFTWFDQALYYVSSGGDHKPEHHHPHSDLANQHLPWDKALTPLDSAWYATLKQTDQIGGMYMTPILQDDDDSYEILVYHLEGSYYNQSAYFYDRYTLAPLDMEGSKFSEARFADRLSMMNYDIHVGAILGFPGKLLAFFISLICASLPITGFLVWWNKRK; translated from the coding sequence ATGGCAACAAAGAAAAAAAGCAAAAGCACCAGCCTTTTTCGAAAAATTAACGACTGGTTACACCTTTGGTTGGGCCTCACATCGGGCATCATCGTGTTCATCGTCAGTATCACCGGTTGTTTCTATGCATTCCAGCAAGAAATAAAGGATGCTCTTGAACCTTGGCGATTTGTCGAAGCCAAAGAGCAGACCTTCGTACCCCCAAGCCTACTCTTGGATACTGCTGCACAATATATGCCCGGCGCTAAACCCAGCGGCTTAACTTATAGCACCAAAGAGGGGGCCGCCGCCATAGGTTATGCCGGACGCCAAGATGGCAAGCGTACCTTTTCTGTTGTTTTTATGAATCCATACACCGGTGATTTTCTACGAAAGCAGCAGACCGTCGGTGGCGAGGAGTTTGATTTTTTCCGATTCATCATTGATGGGCATCGTGCCCTTTGGCTGCCCTATGATATCGGGCGCCCCATCGTGGGTGTAGCTACACTGGTGTTTTTGGTGCTGCTGATCACCGGTCTGGTAATGTGGTGGCCTAAGCGTTGGAACCGCTCCAATCGCGATAAAAGCTTTAAGATAAAATGGAATGCCAAATTCAAACGCGTAAATTACGACCTGCACAACGTGCTCGGGTTTTACAGCTTACTACTGGCCTTGGCGCTAGGAATCACGGGGTTAGTGTGGAGCTTCACCTGGTTTGATCAGGCGCTATACTATGTCAGCTCGGGCGGTGATCACAAACCTGAGCACCATCACCCGCACTCCGACCTTGCCAATCAACACCTTCCTTGGGATAAAGCCCTCACGCCATTGGATAGCGCTTGGTATGCTACTTTAAAGCAAACCGATCAAATCGGAGGCATGTACATGACGCCTATTTTGCAGGATGATGATGATTCCTACGAAATCTTGGTGTATCACCTCGAGGGGTCTTACTATAATCAAAGCGCTTATTTTTACGATCGCTACACACTAGCACCCTTGGACATGGAGGGTAGTAAATTTAGCGAGGCACGCTTTGCCGATCGTTTATCCATGATGAACTATGACATACATGTGGGTGCCATACTCGGCTTCCCCGGCAAACTGCTGGCCTTTTTTATCAGCTTGATCTGCGCAAGTCTGCCCATAACCGGCTTCTTAGTGTGGTGGAACAAAAGAAAATAG
- a CDS encoding DUF4374 domain-containing protein — protein MASHTLKLKSLFRNGIYTALAIALVSCSDDPTPTQAGVYTLGLGVSTPDGTTNYVATTNDLMSGTITLVNNGFLQEGYRDYDNIGNHFQAIGGLGINDVNSYYVDANNQVAVKTGLNLQARPVDTRDVDGTGKSMLAVTLPADPKDGPEFTFMTIDVASNAISRTVKVPVSKTTFPIDDQWLLHTGIAIRGNKAFQTILPWDSQGWKTNKTDKTYVAVYSYPDFKLEKVIEDDRTGPAGAFGTRSGVFATESGDVYTISHSGFGYSKSTKAPAILKIASGATEFDKNYIFQTAEVAGGGRIVHAIYVGNNKLFASVGSGTQANQWDDKNLKFAIVDLAAKTITPVTGSPTFTGDGGRSFAAFHKNGKAYAAATVNNVLNIYEIDITNATIRKGAQVNATFVGGIGQIQQ, from the coding sequence ATGGCATCACATACATTAAAACTTAAATCATTATTCCGCAACGGAATATACACTGCACTAGCAATCGCACTGGTATCCTGTAGCGATGACCCTACACCCACCCAAGCTGGAGTTTACACGCTAGGCCTTGGGGTTAGCACGCCTGATGGAACAACCAACTACGTGGCAACGACAAACGACTTGATGAGCGGCACCATAACCTTGGTAAACAATGGCTTTCTACAGGAGGGATACCGCGATTACGATAATATCGGGAATCACTTCCAAGCTATTGGAGGTCTGGGGATAAATGACGTAAATTCATATTATGTTGACGCAAACAATCAAGTTGCCGTTAAAACAGGACTGAACTTGCAAGCAAGGCCTGTAGATACTAGAGATGTCGACGGGACGGGCAAAAGCATGCTCGCTGTTACGCTTCCTGCAGATCCTAAGGATGGTCCTGAATTCACTTTTATGACCATTGATGTAGCCTCCAACGCCATCAGTCGCACCGTAAAAGTCCCTGTCAGCAAAACGACCTTCCCTATTGATGACCAGTGGCTATTGCACACTGGTATCGCGATTCGCGGAAACAAAGCGTTCCAAACCATCTTACCTTGGGACTCCCAAGGCTGGAAAACCAATAAAACGGACAAAACCTACGTGGCAGTGTACAGCTACCCTGACTTTAAGCTAGAGAAAGTAATCGAAGATGATCGTACAGGTCCTGCCGGCGCATTTGGCACCCGCTCAGGGGTTTTCGCGACAGAATCTGGCGATGTATATACTATCTCGCATTCCGGTTTCGGTTATTCAAAGAGCACCAAAGCACCTGCGATATTAAAAATCGCTTCTGGCGCAACGGAATTTGACAAAAACTATATTTTCCAAACGGCTGAAGTTGCCGGTGGAGGACGTATTGTCCACGCCATTTATGTGGGCAACAACAAACTATTCGCTTCGGTAGGCAGCGGAACACAGGCTAATCAATGGGATGATAAAAATCTGAAATTCGCCATTGTCGATCTAGCGGCCAAAACCATTACTCCTGTTACAGGATCGCCAACATTCACTGGCGACGGAGGACGTAGCTTTGCCGCCTTCCACAAAAATGGCAAAGCCTATGCAGCAGCAACGGTAAACAATGTGCTAAACATTTATGAAATAGACATAACCAATGCGACTATTCGTAAGGGAGCACAGGTAAATGCTACATTTGTAGGCGGTATAGGACAGATACAACAATAA
- a CDS encoding TonB-dependent receptor — MGKISKNWISGCSLVTLSAISMFMPMNAVAQVTKDTLQVDTAKRFHLEQVDVSGKSANRKIKEQAFSVNVIDAKQLYNSSVDLNQVLNRSTGVRVREDGGLGSNFNFSLNGFTGRQVKFFIDGLPMDNFGSSLTLNNFPATMAERVEVYKGVLPISLGGDALGGAVNIVTRSNANYFDVSYGFGSFNTHKASVNGAYTNAKTGFTVRTNAFYNYSDNNYKVRVEPIDWSAGNGSSGTRLPLQEVERFHDSYQSIAAQVDLGVTNKSYADHLLIGAIVAGNNKGIQTGVTMDQVFGARTSNSNSLIPTLKYKKTDLFIEGLDLSAYSAYNITNNHFVDTTSLQFNWLQETVPTNTGSEFMRSQLHNRDKEALVSANLSYTLNNNQGISLNYVLTDFRRKSSDVEDPNNPTFALPQRLQKQTLGLAWQATYNRFTATAFAKLYDMHAESFENVSTNTIPEYATTSLDRTHTGYGAAAAYFILPNLQAKTSYEHTYRLPEAVEILGDGLFIGRNSNLRPEKSNNFNLGALYSLSLNNVHQLSLEGNFILRNAKDYIRQNQLQSQPVDRQNINVGNVRTTGGDAEIRYSWKNSLFAGVNANYQQIIDRTEFLTIENLTGTETRPNFNYGYRIPNMPYLFGNFNLGGRFHPTSNKENALSLTYNLSYVEKYYLTPNHLGANNQDVIPRQLAHDIFADYSLHGGKYIIALECRNIADSQLFDNFKLQKPGRSFFLKLRYFITQ; from the coding sequence GTGGGGAAGATCTCAAAAAACTGGATTAGCGGATGTAGCTTGGTGACCCTATCGGCTATTTCCATGTTTATGCCCATGAACGCTGTGGCGCAAGTAACGAAAGATACCCTTCAGGTGGATACCGCAAAACGATTTCATTTGGAGCAGGTGGATGTTTCGGGAAAATCAGCTAACAGGAAGATCAAAGAACAGGCATTCAGCGTTAATGTGATCGATGCCAAGCAGCTGTACAACAGCTCGGTGGATCTCAACCAAGTGCTTAACCGCTCCACCGGTGTGCGCGTTCGCGAAGATGGCGGGCTGGGCTCCAATTTCAACTTCTCTTTAAATGGATTCACCGGCCGACAGGTAAAATTCTTTATCGACGGCCTGCCGATGGACAACTTCGGATCTTCGCTGACCCTGAACAATTTCCCCGCTACCATGGCCGAGCGTGTGGAAGTATACAAAGGCGTGCTGCCCATCAGCCTTGGCGGTGATGCCCTTGGTGGTGCCGTCAATATCGTTACCCGCAGCAATGCCAATTACTTCGATGTATCCTATGGCTTTGGCTCGTTCAACACCCACAAAGCCAGCGTCAATGGCGCCTATACCAACGCCAAAACAGGCTTTACCGTGCGCACAAATGCCTTTTACAACTACTCGGACAATAACTATAAAGTGCGTGTTGAACCTATCGATTGGAGCGCCGGTAACGGAAGTAGCGGCACCCGCCTACCTTTGCAAGAAGTAGAACGTTTTCACGATAGCTACCAATCCATTGCTGCACAGGTAGACCTTGGTGTCACCAACAAAAGCTATGCAGACCATCTCCTGATTGGCGCCATAGTGGCCGGAAACAACAAAGGCATCCAAACCGGTGTCACCATGGATCAGGTTTTCGGAGCCCGTACATCCAACAGCAACTCCCTCATCCCTACATTAAAGTATAAAAAGACCGATCTTTTTATTGAAGGGCTTGATTTATCCGCCTATAGTGCTTACAACATTACGAACAATCATTTTGTCGACACAACAAGCCTACAATTCAACTGGTTGCAAGAGACCGTACCTACCAATACCGGGTCAGAATTTATGCGATCGCAGCTACACAACCGTGATAAAGAAGCATTGGTTTCGGCCAATCTCTCCTATACCCTGAACAATAATCAAGGGATATCGCTGAACTACGTGTTGACAGATTTCCGCCGGAAGTCAAGCGATGTGGAAGATCCAAACAACCCTACCTTTGCGCTGCCGCAGCGTTTGCAAAAGCAGACACTAGGTTTAGCTTGGCAAGCGACCTACAACCGTTTTACGGCTACGGCATTCGCCAAACTATATGACATGCACGCCGAATCTTTCGAGAATGTATCAACCAATACGATTCCCGAATATGCCACGACCTCCCTTGACCGTACCCACACGGGATACGGTGCAGCCGCAGCCTATTTTATTTTGCCCAATCTACAGGCCAAAACATCCTACGAACATACGTACCGACTTCCCGAGGCAGTGGAAATACTGGGCGACGGTCTTTTTATAGGCCGCAACTCGAATCTACGCCCCGAAAAAAGCAATAACTTCAATCTAGGCGCATTATATAGCCTATCGTTAAACAATGTGCATCAATTATCTTTAGAGGGAAATTTTATCTTACGCAATGCGAAAGACTATATTCGGCAAAATCAACTGCAATCACAGCCCGTTGATCGACAAAATATAAATGTAGGAAACGTAAGAACGACCGGTGGCGACGCCGAGATTCGTTATAGCTGGAAAAATAGTCTTTTTGCAGGTGTCAATGCCAACTACCAACAGATTATTGATCGTACGGAATTTCTCACCATTGAAAACTTAACCGGCACCGAAACTAGGCCAAACTTTAACTATGGCTACCGCATCCCCAACATGCCCTATCTATTTGGCAACTTTAACCTGGGCGGAAGATTTCATCCAACAAGTAACAAAGAAAATGCGCTTAGCCTAACCTATAACCTCAGCTACGTCGAGAAATATTATTTAACTCCCAATCATCTGGGTGCCAATAACCAAGACGTCATTCCAAGACAGCTGGCTCATGACATCTTTGCAGACTATTCGCTTCATGGTGGCAAATACATCATTGCACTGGAATGCAGAAATATCGCCGACAGCCAATTGTTCGACAATTTCAAGCTACAGAAACCGGGACGTTCTTTCTTTCTTAAACTTCGCTATTTCATAACCCAATAA
- a CDS encoding Crp/Fnr family transcriptional regulator encodes MFQELFSHIEEKVTLTEADRLLIAQYFVVKRLRRRQYALQEGDVCNNLTFVARGLLKSFKVDEKGNERISLLAWEGWWISDFNSFIHQEAAVLNIDAVEDSELLLISRDNYERLLQNVPVMERYFRILYQNSLVTKDKRLISSNGDSAELRYMKLAESMPEILQRVPQHLIASYLGLAPETISRIKKKQ; translated from the coding sequence ATGTTTCAGGAACTATTTTCGCATATTGAAGAGAAGGTGACACTGACGGAAGCAGATAGACTGCTGATAGCGCAATATTTTGTGGTAAAAAGATTGCGACGCCGGCAGTATGCGCTACAAGAAGGCGATGTATGTAACAACTTGACTTTCGTGGCACGGGGTCTTTTGAAGTCTTTCAAAGTTGACGAGAAAGGAAACGAACGTATTTCGCTGTTAGCTTGGGAAGGTTGGTGGATATCCGATTTTAATAGTTTTATACATCAGGAAGCCGCTGTGTTGAATATTGATGCCGTAGAAGATTCCGAATTGCTCTTGATCAGCAGGGACAATTATGAACGATTGTTGCAAAATGTTCCCGTCATGGAGCGTTACTTCCGGATTCTGTATCAGAATAGTCTGGTGACTAAAGACAAAAGATTGATCAGCTCGAACGGCGACTCGGCGGAGCTGCGGTATATGAAATTGGCAGAATCGATGCCGGAGATCCTGCAGCGTGTGCCACAACACTTGATTGCGTCTTACCTTGGTCTTGCTCCCGAGACGATCAGTCGCATAAAAAAGAAACAATAA
- a CDS encoding SDR family oxidoreductase, which produces MKQIALVVGATGITGSNLAEELLAQHWDTYGLARNPASLPKGVRAVRADLFDVDQLRQALQEVYPTHVFINTWVRRDTEAENVRDNASMLRNLFDVLAEKHSVEHVALVTGLKHYLGPFEAYVKEGALPETPLREEQPRLDLPNFYYAQEDEVYAAAKRDGFSWSVHRPHTVIGRAVGNLMNLGTTLAVYASICRQTGRKFIWPGSEAQWNGLSDVTDASILAKQLIWASTTPEAKNSAYNIVNGDVFRWKWLWPRIAAWFGVAYEGYSGAIRPLKVEMQHDHETWRKIASEHGLSSEKLDALASPWHTDLDLGRPIEVMTDMKNSRIKGFSEFQSTEDSFLNLFERLREEKIIP; this is translated from the coding sequence ATGAAACAAATCGCATTAGTCGTTGGAGCGACCGGTATCACCGGGAGCAACCTCGCAGAGGAGTTATTGGCACAGCATTGGGATACTTATGGTCTGGCCAGAAATCCGGCATCGCTGCCCAAAGGGGTTAGAGCAGTCCGCGCCGATCTGTTTGACGTTGATCAACTACGCCAAGCCTTACAAGAAGTATATCCTACACACGTTTTTATCAACACCTGGGTGCGCCGTGATACGGAAGCGGAAAACGTTCGAGACAATGCTTCCATGCTAAGGAATCTTTTTGATGTGCTGGCCGAGAAGCATAGTGTTGAACATGTGGCTTTGGTGACCGGATTGAAGCATTACCTTGGACCTTTTGAGGCTTATGTCAAAGAAGGGGCGCTGCCCGAAACGCCTTTGCGCGAAGAGCAGCCCCGGCTTGATCTCCCGAATTTCTACTATGCGCAGGAAGATGAGGTGTATGCCGCCGCCAAACGTGATGGCTTTAGCTGGAGCGTACACCGACCGCATACCGTAATTGGTAGGGCGGTAGGCAACCTAATGAACTTGGGAACCACCTTGGCCGTATATGCTAGCATCTGCAGGCAGACTGGGCGTAAATTTATTTGGCCGGGGTCGGAAGCGCAATGGAACGGCTTGTCTGATGTGACCGATGCATCGATTTTGGCTAAACAGCTCATTTGGGCCAGCACAACCCCGGAGGCGAAGAATAGCGCCTACAATATTGTTAATGGCGATGTGTTTCGCTGGAAATGGCTGTGGCCGAGAATTGCAGCATGGTTTGGTGTAGCCTATGAGGGTTATTCGGGTGCTATTCGGCCACTGAAAGTAGAAATGCAACATGACCATGAAACATGGCGTAAGATCGCCTCAGAGCACGGTTTATCGAGTGAAAAACTCGATGCGCTAGCTTCTCCATGGCACACGGATCTGGACCTAGGTCGCCCGATTGAGGTGATGACGGACATGAAAAATAGCCGGATAAAGGGCTTTTCGGAATTCCAATCTACTGAGGACTCTTTCCTGAACCTTTTTGAACGATTACGCGAGGAAAAGATTATTCCTTAA
- a CDS encoding GbsR/MarR family transcriptional regulator produces the protein MELADAKKKFIETWGKLGSEWGVNRTMAQVHALLLISPEALTTEEVMETLSISRGNANMTLRDLIGWGLIEKQHKAGERKEYFYADKNTWNIARQVAKERRKRELDPVLRVLDELKKVEGDMNDPDYKTFHKSITDINKLASNVDKTLDTMFKAEENWFWGSIFKIFK, from the coding sequence ATGGAACTAGCAGATGCAAAAAAGAAATTTATAGAGACATGGGGTAAGTTGGGGTCGGAGTGGGGCGTCAACCGTACGATGGCACAAGTGCATGCGCTACTTTTAATTTCTCCGGAAGCACTGACGACGGAAGAGGTTATGGAAACCTTAAGTATTTCCAGAGGGAATGCCAATATGACTTTGCGCGATTTAATCGGTTGGGGACTGATTGAAAAGCAACATAAGGCAGGCGAGCGAAAAGAGTATTTTTATGCGGATAAGAATACTTGGAATATTGCCCGCCAAGTAGCCAAGGAGCGGAGAAAGAGAGAGCTGGATCCGGTATTGCGGGTCTTGGATGAGTTGAAAAAAGTGGAAGGAGATATGAACGATCCGGATTATAAAACATTCCATAAGTCGATCACCGATATCAATAAATTGGCGAGCAATGTGGATAAAACATTGGATACCATGTTTAAGGCAGAGGAGAATTGGTTTTGGGGATCAATTTTTAAAATATTCAAATAG